In one Lolium rigidum isolate FL_2022 chromosome 3, APGP_CSIRO_Lrig_0.1, whole genome shotgun sequence genomic region, the following are encoded:
- the LOC124697787 gene encoding uncharacterized protein LOC124697787, with protein sequence MEQPRPSPPPTLSAQEWEHLLDDFSSPPPRRHHWLHLPLLDLALDAPPLAGLVDALLAAANRPNHATDRAARALACDALRALDHALPGLLADVLGHAYALASAERSPAAQSYILLLASAARAVVRLGRLGSPASILAVSGPPTPFSVPAHLLSPSPPAPTTARPSDQNVREIRKVLALIMERPQVLTPAAAMEVAAVVAEVSSAVLKWAPAIAAQVKVQFGGMVHSSSPLLLHSLLMLFVHFPGAFGPDDERKMARRLALAACEAHRPLLVRLLALHWLLGSERFRVSVPGLTRWFYPGMFDPLALKAKKLDCLGFAAASVHTDKVGGGQQTTELIDDGLVSVSAFRWLPPWSTETGVAFRALHMVLVGAAPHSANHTGGSGAGELLNSTTFHHFQAMLVDMASEHRSLVPVIADFINRLLACTTHRWLGEQLLRTIDESLLPRLQPGYQLASYYPLFEKIAQNEAVPQLRLIELLTKQMVSLAKTHDPDTELKSWSQGSKVVGICRIMLKHHHSSHIFLPLSHLLVRTIESFPDLEIRDHARICLRMLSCIPGKKLRNLMEIGEQPTPSHPGSMFDVPSPHPSQDPNSMPSLASYIHLERVVPLVVKQSWALTLPNFSVQSRASGHILSIQDVTATPPEQEKPPQPTIERIGYTQEALRVMDSRGAETLEILRRHFSCIPDYLHSSGFKIKIHCTFRFDSEPFNTAWGSDSAVSRPEGEDELPALYAVTITFSSSAQFGKVPSCHVPFLLGEPPSSGVDIVPVDNCHQEESSYRASVVIELEPREPSPGLIDVDIAANTENCQVVSGSLLPITVGIEDMFLKASLPPDTPEDGIAEYYQDLFHALWEACNSSSNTGRETFPLSGGKGLAAISGTRSVKLLEVTPKVLIGAVERYLAPFVVSVAGNSLITILRGNGVIKNVVWEESDSNGTVGADALVPYSMENNLQLQHIDDDEIGIGLARYAHISKRDMGVVRVLIFLPPRYHLLFLMEVGYSSTLVRIRTDHWPCLAYVDEYLEALL encoded by the exons ATGGAGCAGCCCCGCccttcgccgccgccgacccTCTCCGCGCAGGAGTGGGAGCACCTCCTCGACGACTTCTCCtccccgccgccccgccgccaccactgGCTCCACCTCCCGCTCCTCGACCTCGCTCTC GACGCCCCGCCGCTGGCCGGCCTCGTCGAcgcgctcctcgccgccgccaaccGCCCCAACCACGCCACCGACCGCGCCGCGCGCGCCCTCGCCTGCGACGCGCTGCGGGCCCTCGACCACGCCCTGCCGGGCCTCCTCGCCGACGTGCTCGGCCACGCCTACGCGCTCGCCTCCGCCGAGCGCTCCCCCGCCGCGCAGTCCTACATCCTCCTGCTCgcctccgccgcccgcgccgtGGTCCGCCTCGGCAGGCTCGGATCCCCCGCCTCCATCCTCGCCGTCTCCGGCCCGCCCACCCCCTTCTCCGTGCCCGCTCACCTCCTCTCGCCCTCGCCACCAGCCCCCACAACCGCCCGCCCGTCCGACCAGAACGTGAGGGAGATACGGAAGGTGTTGGCCCTGATCATGGAGCGGCCGCAGGTGCTGACCCCCGCCGCGGCCATGGAGGTCGCAGCGGTCGTCGCGGAAGTCTCATCAGCAGTGCTCAAGTGGGCGCCAGCCATCGCGGCGCAGGTCAAGGTGCAGTTTGGCGGGATGGTGCACTCGTCCAGCCCGCTGCTGCTGCACTCGCTGCTCATGCTCTTCGTGCACTTTCCCGGAGCGTTCGGGCCCGATGATGAGCGCAAGATGGCGCGCCGCCTTGCGCTGGCCGCCTGCGAGGCGCACCGGCCGCTCCTGGTGCGGTTGCTCGCTCTGCATTGGCTGCTTGGTTCCGAGAGGTTCAGAGTTTCGGTGCCTGGACTCACCCGATGGTTCTACCCTGGAATGTTCGACCCCCTCGCTCTCAAGGCCAAGAAGCTGGATTGCCTTGGGTTTGCTGCTGCTAGCGTTCACACTGATAAGGTTGGAGGAGGCCAGCAGACAACTGAGCTCATCGATGATGGCCTAGTCAGCGTTTCGGCCTTCAGGTGGCTCCCGCCATGGAGTACTGAGACGGGTGTTGCATTCAGAGCGCTGCACATGGTTTTGGTTGGCGCTGCCCCTCACAGCGCCAATCACACAGGTGGCTCCGGAGCTGGTGAGCTCCTGAATTCTACTACCTTCCACCATTTTCAG GCTATGTTGGTTGATATGGCATCAGAGCATCGGAGTTTAGTCCCAGTGATCGCTGATTTCATCAACCGCCTGCTAGCATGCACCACACATCGGTGGCTGGGGGAACAGTTGCTTCGAACCATTGATGAGTCCCTGCTTCCGAGGCTTCAACCGGGCTACCAGCTTGCGTCTTACTACCCTCTATTCGAGAAAATTGCACAGAATGAGGCAGTCCCTCAGCTCCGCCTAATCGAATTGCTCACCAAGCAGATGGTTTCTCTTGCCAAGACGCATGACCCGGACACAGAACTCAAGTCCTGGTCTCAGGGCAGCAAGGTTGTGGGTATTTGTCGTATCATGCTGAAGCACCATCACAGCTCCCATATATTCCTTCCCCTCTCCCACCTACTTGTGCGCACCATCGAGTCATTCCCAGACCTAGAGATCAGGGACCACGCAAG GATATGTTTGCGGATGTTATCTTGCATTCCTGGCAAAAAACTGAGGAATCTCATGGAAATTGGAGAGCAGCCCACACCCTCGCATCCGGGTTCCATGTTTGATGTCCCATCACCACATCCTTCTCAAGATCCTAATAGCATGCCTAGTTTGGCATCATACATTCATCTTGAAAGAGTTGTGCCGTTGGTTGTGAAGCAGTCATGGGCCCTCACATTGCCTAATTTCAGTGTCCAGAGCAGAGCATCTGGCCACATTCTAAGTATACAGGATGTGACTGCCACTCCCCCGGAGCAAGAAAAGCCACCACAACCTACCATCGAGAGAATTGGCTATACACAGGAAGCACTACGCGTGATGGATTCAAGGGGGGCTGAAACTTTGGAAATCCTTAGAAGGCACTTTTCATGCATTCCTGACTACCTGCACTCATCTGGTTTCAAGATCAAAATACATTGCACGTTTAGATTTGATTCTGAGCCATTTAACACTGCTTGGGGATCTGATTCAGCTGTTTCACGTCCTGAAGGGGAAGATGAGTTGCCTGCCCTTTATGCAGTGACAATTACCTTCTCATCCAGTGCACAGTTTGGGAAGGTTCCCTCATGTCATGTGCCTTTCCTTTTGGGTGAGCCTCCAAGTTCCGGTGTGGACATTGTCCCTGTAGATAACTGCCACCAGGAAGAATCAAGTTACCGTGCATCGGTGGTGATAGAACTGGAGCCTCGAGAGCCGTCACCTGGTCTTATTGATGTTGACATCGCAGCAAATACAGAGAACTGCCAAGTTGTATCTGGTTCTCTTCTGCCGATTACAGTTGGCATCGAGGACATGTTTTTGAAGGCTAGCTTACCTCCCGATACTCCGGAAGATGGTATAGCTGAATATTACCAGGACCTGTTTCATGCTCTATGGGAGGCCTGTAACAGTTCCTCTAACACAGGCCGTGAGACCTTCCCTTTGAGTGGAGGGAAAGGGTTAGCTGCAATTAGTGGAACCCGCTCTGTTAAGCTTCTTGAGGTGACTCCAAAGGTTTTGATTGGAGCTGTTGAGAGATACCTTGCTCCTTTTGTTGTCAGTGTCGCTGGGAATTCACTCATCACCATTCTAAGGGGTAATGGAGTCATTAAAAATGTTGTATGGGAAGAAAGTGACTCAAATGGTACTGTTGGTGCTGATGCATTGGTCCCATACTCCATGGAGAACAATCTCCAGCTTCAGCACATTGATGATGACGAAATCGGGATTGGTCTGGCAAGGTATGCTCATATAAGCAAGAGAGATATGGGTGTCGTGCGTGTTCTGATATTCCTGCCACCTAGGTATCACCTCCTCTTCTTAATGGAAGTAGGCTACTCCTCCACACTGGTCAGGATAAGAACAGACCATTGGCCATGCTTGGCATATGTTGATGAATATTTGGAAGCATTGCTTTAA
- the LOC124704636 gene encoding uncharacterized protein LOC124704636 — protein sequence MRIRGRNSTVGRWRLTGATRFPWLLLRIKCVAAFIRRVEQRQGITLVGRLALRLIVPTEMLFGIALCANNYETTEQNALAPRGLTTDNCNLHTRLVLCQMIFQMDVEVQVLINICLGQSKAVMKLIPILLEYPASVKGPEANHNLLGRLFGFGSLGRSWRFQDSGHGSHLPLL from the exons ATGAGGATCCGAG GAAGGAATAGTACGGTGGGCCGGTGGCGGCTCACTGGAGCGACAAGGTTTCCATGGCTGCTCCTCCGTATAAAG TGCGTTGCAGCTTTCATTAGAAGAGTTGAACAGCGGCAAGGGATAACATTAGTAGGTCGGCTTGCTTTGAGATTAATAGTGCCGACGGAGATGTTATTTG GAATTGCTTTGTGTGCAAATAATTATGAGACAACCGAACAGAATGCCCTTGCGCCGCGGGGACTTACTACAGACAATTGCAATCTGCATACCAGATTGGTTCTATGTCAGATGATCTTTCAGATGGATGTTGAG GTTCAGGTTCTAATAAATATTTGCCTTGGTCAAAGCAAAGCAGTTATGAAGTTGATACCCATTTTATTAGAATACCCAGCTTCGGTGAAAGGACCG GAAGCTAACCACAATCTTTTGGGGCGCCTGTTTGGCTTTGGATCACTTGGAAGGTCTTGGAGGTTTCAAGATAGTGGACACGGATCACATCTTCCGTTGTTATGA
- the LOC124697788 gene encoding LOW QUALITY PROTEIN: polygalacturonase-like (The sequence of the model RefSeq protein was modified relative to this genomic sequence to represent the inferred CDS: deleted 2 bases in 1 codon) — protein sequence MASSTSAKLVWSPLLALLLMSVCDASSVEQPWQRGARGDGKHDDTQALAKAWSAACSSSRPVVLLVPKGKSYLTKSTTLSGPCKSTVVCTVKGTMVAPPSRSDWTENNIHWIMFQGISGLTVTVGGTINGNGQIWWKNSCKTNEALPCTQAPTALTFHLCDNLKVDNLKIVHSQQIHMSIEDCTDVQLTRMSITAPSTSPNTDGIHITRSKDVQVRGCIIKTGDDCMSIEDGTQNLHVTKVVCGPGHGISIGSLGDDNSRAEVSGITIDSVQLYGTTNGARIKTWQGGSGFAKNIIFQNIIMDNVQNPIIIDQNYCDSAKPCKDQESAVEISNIVFENIRGTTTSEDAIKLSCNKNAPCSGITLENIELKLESGNGDTESTCQNAKWTESGNVVPSPCKGNN from the exons ATGGCGTCGTCAACGAGTGCTAAGCTCGTGTGGTCTCCCCTGCTCGCGCTGCTCTTGATGTCCGTCTGCGATGCTAGCTCAGTGGAACAGCCTTGGCAAAGGGGCGCTCGGGGCGACGGGAAGCACGACGACACGCAGGCCTTGGCAAAGGCGTGGAGCGCGGCGTGCTCCTCTTCCCGGCCAGTCGTGCTGCTCGTTCCAAAGGGCAAGAGCTACCTCACCAAGTCCaccactct TTCTGGCCCATGCAAATCCACAGTCGTCTGCACCGTAAAAGGCACGATGGTAGCTCCTCCGAGCCGGTCAGACTGGACTGAAAACAACATCCACTGGATCATGTTCCAAGGAATCTCCGGTCTCACTGTCACCGTTGGCGGCACAATCAACGGCAATGGCCAGATTTGGTGGAAGAACTCATGCAAGACCAATGAAGCTTTGCCATGCACACAGGCTCCCACTGCTTTGACATTTCACCTATGCGACAATCTGAAGGTGGACAACCTGAAAATTGTC CACAGCCAACAGATCCATATGTCGATAGAGGATTGCACCGACGTGCAATTAACCCGCATGTCTATCACGGCGCCCAGCACAAGCCCGAACACCGATGGCATCCACATCACGCGCTCCAAAGATGTGCAAGTTAGAGGGTGTATCATCAAGACCGGAGATGACTGCATGTCGATTGAGGATGGAACTCAGAATCTTCATGTCACCAAAGTCGTGTGTGGTCCCGGACATGGCATCAGCATTGGAAGTTTGGGAGATGACAACTCTAGAGCGGAGGTTTCCGGCATTACAATTGACTCGGTGCAATTATATGGCACGACCAACGGTGCCCGAATCAAGACATGGCAGGGCGGAAGTGGGTTCGCGAAGAATATCATATTTCAGAACATTATCATGGACAATGTTCAAAATCCAATTATTATTGACCAGAACTACTGTGACTCTGCTAAGCCATGCAAGGATCAAGAATCGGCGGTGGAGATCAGCAACATCGTCTTCGAGAACATTAGAGGGACTACCACTTCCGAGGATGCCATCAAGTTGAGTTGCAACAAAAATGCTCCGTGCTCTGGCATAACCCTTGAGAACATTGAATTGAAGTTAGAGAGTGGCAATGGTGACACCGAAAGCACCTGCCAGAATGCAAAATGGACAGAATCTGGAAATGTTGTTCCATCACCTTGCAAAGGCAACAACTAG
- the LOC124700953 gene encoding polygalacturonase ADPG2-like, with amino-acid sequence MASATTAKLLWSPLIALLLLSVCDASSVKEPEGTSVVFSIENYGARGDGKHDDTQALAKAWSAACSSSRPAALLVPKGKSYLLKSTTLSGPCKSTVVFMVKGTLVAPPSRSDWSDDNISHWIMFQGISGLTVTGGGVINGNGEVWWKNSCKTNEALPCTQAPTGLTFHLCDNLKVDYLKIVNSQQIHMSVEDCTDVQLTRLSITAPGTSPNTDGIHITRSKDVQVRDCIIKTGDDCMSIEDGTHNLHVTKVVCGPGHGISIGSLGDDNSRAEVSGITIDSVQLYGTTNGARIKTWQGGSGFAKDIIFQNIIMDNVQNPIIIDQNYCDSAKPCKDQESAVEISNIIFKNIRGTTTSNDAIKLSCNKNSPCSDISLENIELKLEGGKGDTESTCQNAKWRKSGNVVPSPCKGNN; translated from the coding sequence ATGGCGTCGGCAACGACTGCTAAGCTCTTGTGGTCTCCCCTGATCGCTCTGCTCTTGCTGTCCGTCTGCGATGCTAGTTCAGTGAAAGAGCCTGAGGGCACCTCCGTTGTGTTCAGCATCGAAAACTATGGGGCACGGGGCGATGGGAAGCATGACGACACGCAGGCCCTGGCCAAGGCGTGGAGCGCGGCGTGCTCCTCTTCCCGGCCGGCCGCCCTGCTCGTTCCAAAGGGCAAGAGCTACTTGCTCAAGTCCACCACTCTTTCTGGCCCATGCAAGTCCACCGTCGTCTTCATGGTAAAAGGCACGCTGGTGGCCCCTCCGAGCCGGTCTGACTGGAGTGACGACAACATCAGCCACTGGATCATGTTCCAAGGAATCTCCGGTCTCACAGTCACCGGCGGTGGTGTTATCAACGGCAACGGCGAGGTTTGGTGGAAGAACTCATGCAAGACCAACGAAGCTCTACCGTGCACACAGGCTCCGACTGGTTTGACGTTTCACCTATgcgataatctgaaggtggactacCTGAAAATTGTCAATAGCCAACAGATCCACATGTCGGTAGAGGATTGCACCGATGTGCAATTAACCCGCCTATCTATCACGGCACCCGGCACGAGCCCGAACACCGATGGCATCCACATCACACGCTCCAAAGATGTGCAAGTTAGAGACTGCATCATCAAGACTGGAGATGACTGCATGTCGATTGAGGATGGAACTCACaatcttcatgttactaaagTCGTGTGTGGTCCCGGACATGGCATCAGCATTGGCAGCTTGGGAGACGACAACTCCAGAGCCGAGGTTTCTGGTATTACAATTGACTCGGTACAGTTATATGGCACAACTAACGGTGCCCGAATCAAGACATGGCAGGGTGGAAGTGGGTTCGCGAAGGATATCATATTTCAGAACATTATCATGGACAACGTGCAAAACCCAATTATTATTGACCAGAACTACTGCGACTCTGCTAAGCCATGCAAGGATCAAGAATCGGCAGTGGAGATCagcaacatcatcttcaagaACATTAGAGGGACTACCACTTCCAACGATGCCATCAAGTTGAGTTGCAACAAAAATTCCCCGTGCTCCGATATTTCCCTGGAGAACATCGAGTTGAAATTAGAGGGTGGCAAGGGCGACACCGAAAGCACATGCCAGAATGCAAAATGGAGAAAATCTGGAAATGTTGTGCCATCGCCTTGCAAAGGCAACAACTAG